The following proteins are co-located in the Siansivirga zeaxanthinifaciens CC-SAMT-1 genome:
- a CDS encoding T9SS type A sorting domain-containing protein, giving the protein MKKFTLFFLGAMLSFIAQSQNLAPNPTFNTTAGWNSNNPGINQDYISTDSRTADGSGLWRIVSNGTFNSRIQSDNISGLPAGNYKFGYWVRGAAGAKSKSFIRDNAQSTTIDGNVYAIQVADTWEYVESVFAISGTGSITLRVNVNDNTNGTSVEVDDVDFRQVFTENAFVTNPDFETGTLDGWSASGGQVVLVDATGNGSAHAGQLSFTEDQTKVNYLDNAIYDFGSTVSPNNIDISFDLYSSSTTINVQVLFDFFDASGAKINTLNTALKSVAVANTWENITLSKPIDIPFNKIQVRLKVKDGALFGDKVAFDNVVSEFSYVTLSVNNNEAVANDIKLFPNPAKNTLQVKSLNTITSINIYDITGKLVFNSNKIFDGKVDISNLNSGIYLARIEDSNRNYSVKKLVVTK; this is encoded by the coding sequence ATGAAAAAATTTACCTTATTCTTTTTAGGAGCGATGCTATCCTTTATAGCACAATCTCAAAATTTAGCGCCAAACCCTACATTTAACACCACTGCAGGCTGGAATAGTAACAACCCAGGAATTAACCAAGATTATATTTCTACAGATAGCAGAACGGCCGACGGTTCTGGTTTATGGAGAATTGTGAGTAACGGAACTTTTAATAGCCGTATACAAAGTGATAATATTTCGGGTTTGCCAGCAGGAAATTATAAATTTGGTTATTGGGTTCGAGGCGCCGCAGGAGCTAAATCAAAATCTTTTATAAGAGATAATGCGCAATCTACAACCATCGACGGGAATGTTTATGCGATACAAGTAGCCGATACTTGGGAGTATGTTGAGTCTGTTTTTGCAATAAGTGGCACTGGCAGTATCACATTAAGAGTTAATGTTAACGATAACACCAACGGTACCTCTGTGGAAGTAGACGATGTCGATTTTCGTCAAGTCTTTACAGAAAACGCATTTGTTACAAACCCAGATTTTGAAACCGGTACCTTAGACGGCTGGTCGGCCAGTGGTGGTCAGGTTGTTTTGGTTGACGCAACAGGAAATGGTAGTGCGCACGCCGGACAATTATCGTTTACAGAAGATCAAACCAAAGTTAATTATTTAGACAATGCTATTTACGATTTCGGAAGCACCGTTAGTCCTAATAACATCGATATCTCTTTCGATTTATACAGTTCTAGTACCACCATTAATGTTCAGGTGTTATTCGACTTTTTTGATGCTTCAGGCGCTAAAATTAACACACTTAATACGGCATTAAAAAGTGTGGCTGTAGCTAATACCTGGGAAAACATCACCCTTTCAAAACCAATAGACATACCATTCAATAAAATTCAAGTAAGATTAAAAGTAAAAGATGGGGCCCTATTTGGAGATAAAGTTGCATTCGATAATGTAGTCTCAGAGTTTAGTTATGTAACGCTTTCAGTTAATAACAACGAAGCAGTTGCAAACGACATTAAATTATTTCCTAATCCTGCAAAAAACACACTTCAAGTTAAAAGTTTAAATACGATTACTTCCATAAATATCTATGATATTACTGGTAAATTAGTGTTTAATTCAAATAAAAT
- a CDS encoding single-stranded DNA-binding protein produces the protein MSALRNKVQLIGNLGNDPEIINLESGKTLAKFTIATNESYKNNKGEKITDTQWHNVVAWGKTAEIIEKYVTKGKEIAIEGKLTSRSYDDKDGNKRYITEIVCNELLLLGK, from the coding sequence ATGAGCGCACTTAGAAACAAAGTACAGTTGATTGGTAACTTAGGAAACGATCCAGAAATTATTAATCTTGAATCAGGCAAAACATTAGCAAAATTTACAATTGCAACTAATGAAAGCTATAAAAATAATAAAGGCGAGAAAATTACAGACACCCAATGGCATAATGTAGTGGCTTGGGGAAAAACAGCAGAGATTATTGAAAAATATGTAACTAAAGGTAAAGAGATTGCCATAGAAGGAAAGCTTACATCCAGAAGCTATGATGATAAAGATGGCAACAAACGTTACATCACCGAAATTGTTTGTAACGAACTACTCTTGTTGGGTAAATAA
- the nadB gene encoding L-aspartate oxidase: MIETDYLVIGSGVAGLTFSVKIAEKFPNKTVVIVTKANEDESNTKYAQGGVAVVLDKENDSFKKHIKDTLIAGDGLCDEDVVKMVIKEGPERLEELLLWGANFDLDPQGAFDLGKEGGHSEYRVVHHKDITGFEIERALLKRAHQLPNISILPHHFVLDLVTNHHLKENISDEITCYGAYVFDQKSSNIFTIKAQSTLLASGGIGCVYGHTTNPVIATGDGIAMAYRAKAEIKDMEFVQFHPTALYDAKGESSFLISEAVRGFGAYLRNKKGYRFMPEYDERAELASRDIVSQSIDSELKKSGEPCVFLDCTHLDMDAFIKHFPNIYNKCLEHHIDIKTDWIPVVPASHYLCGGIVVDKDGKTTIANLFSCGECTRTGLHGANRLASNSLLEALVYAHNIFKYHSKNESENVQVNIPDWNDEGTTIAKEHILIQHNLKELQALMRNYVGIVRSNKRLNQAIKRLDLIYNEVEDLYKESKITTSLCELRNMINVAHLIINQSLNRKENKGGYFNVDNVKK, translated from the coding sequence ATGATTGAAACAGATTATTTAGTCATTGGCTCTGGTGTTGCAGGCTTAACATTTTCGGTTAAAATTGCCGAGAAGTTTCCCAATAAAACCGTTGTAATTGTAACGAAAGCTAATGAAGATGAATCTAATACCAAGTATGCCCAAGGTGGTGTTGCTGTGGTTTTAGATAAAGAAAACGATTCTTTTAAAAAGCACATAAAAGATACGCTTATTGCTGGTGATGGTTTGTGCGATGAAGACGTCGTTAAAATGGTTATTAAAGAAGGTCCCGAACGTTTAGAAGAATTATTGCTTTGGGGTGCTAATTTCGATTTAGATCCTCAAGGGGCATTCGATTTAGGAAAAGAAGGCGGACATTCGGAATACCGTGTGGTACACCACAAAGATATTACAGGTTTCGAAATAGAACGCGCTTTATTAAAACGCGCACATCAATTACCAAACATAAGCATTTTACCCCATCATTTTGTTTTAGATTTAGTTACAAATCACCATTTAAAAGAAAATATTTCAGATGAAATTACGTGCTATGGTGCCTATGTATTCGATCAAAAATCGTCTAATATTTTCACTATTAAGGCCCAAAGTACGCTTTTAGCATCAGGTGGTATTGGTTGTGTTTATGGACATACTACAAACCCGGTAATAGCAACAGGCGATGGGATTGCCATGGCATACAGAGCTAAAGCTGAGATTAAGGACATGGAATTTGTTCAGTTTCATCCAACAGCATTATATGATGCCAAAGGCGAATCTTCATTTTTAATCTCGGAAGCTGTTAGAGGTTTTGGAGCTTATTTAAGAAATAAAAAAGGGTATCGTTTTATGCCAGAGTACGATGAACGTGCAGAATTAGCTTCGCGCGATATCGTATCTCAAAGCATTGATAGCGAACTTAAAAAATCGGGAGAACCTTGTGTGTTTTTAGATTGTACCCATTTAGATATGGATGCCTTCATAAAACATTTTCCTAATATTTACAATAAGTGTTTAGAACATCATATCGACATTAAAACCGACTGGATTCCTGTAGTGCCAGCGTCTCATTATTTATGTGGTGGTATTGTAGTCGATAAAGATGGAAAAACAACCATAGCGAATTTGTTTTCGTGTGGCGAATGTACTCGAACAGGATTGCATGGCGCTAATAGATTAGCATCAAATTCGTTGTTAGAAGCCTTGGTTTATGCTCATAATATTTTTAAATATCATAGCAAAAACGAATCTGAAAATGTACAGGTAAACATTCCAGATTGGAATGATGAAGGGACTACCATTGCAAAAGAACACATATTAATTCAGCATAATTTAAAAGAACTTCAAGCATTAATGCGAAATTATGTGGGTATTGTTAGAAGTAACAAACGTTTAAATCAGGCTATAAAACGTTTAGATTTAATTTACAATGAAGTTGAAGATTTGTATAAAGAATCTAAAATTACAACTTCACTTTGTGAATTGCGAAACATGATAAACGTGGCACATCTTATTATTAACCAATCTTTAAATAGAAAAGAAAATAAAGGAGGTTATTTTAATGTAGATAATGTAAAAAAATAA
- the nadA gene encoding quinolinate synthase NadA gives MDLVKEIKRLKEEKNAVILAHYYQIGEIQDIADYVGDSLGLSQKAAETDADIIVFAGVHFMAETAKILNPTKTVVLPDVNAGCSLADSCPPEAFEKFTKAHPDHVVITYVNCSAEIKALSDIVCTSSNALKIVNSIPKETPIIFAPDKNLGAYIIKETGRDMLLWDGSCIVHEAFSMDKLIELHKKYPDYKIIAHPESEEHILNTATYIGSTSGMINYVKEHQDQKFIVATEAGILHKMQQEMPNTELVPAPAKEDNTCACSECHFMKMNTLQKLYDCLLNESPQIHVPEHIIDRALLPIERMLELSK, from the coding sequence ATGGATTTAGTTAAAGAAATTAAACGTCTTAAAGAAGAAAAGAACGCTGTAATATTAGCACATTATTACCAAATTGGTGAGATTCAAGATATTGCAGATTATGTAGGTGATAGTTTAGGATTGTCTCAAAAAGCAGCCGAAACCGACGCCGATATTATTGTATTTGCAGGGGTGCATTTTATGGCCGAAACGGCTAAAATTTTAAACCCAACAAAAACAGTGGTGTTGCCAGATGTTAACGCGGGTTGCTCCCTAGCAGATTCTTGTCCGCCAGAGGCTTTCGAAAAGTTTACTAAAGCACATCCCGATCACGTTGTTATAACTTACGTAAATTGTTCGGCAGAAATTAAAGCCTTAAGCGATATTGTTTGTACATCTTCAAATGCACTTAAAATTGTAAATTCTATTCCAAAAGAAACCCCTATTATTTTTGCACCCGATAAAAATTTAGGCGCTTACATCATCAAAGAAACAGGAAGAGATATGCTATTGTGGGATGGAAGTTGTATCGTGCACGAAGCTTTTTCAATGGACAAGCTTATAGAACTTCATAAAAAATATCCAGATTATAAAATTATAGCCCATCCAGAATCTGAAGAGCATATTTTAAATACGGCGACTTATATTGGTTCTACTTCGGGCATGATAAATTATGTTAAAGAGCATCAGGACCAAAAATTTATAGTAGCTACCGAAGCAGGTATTTTACATAAAATGCAACAAGAAATGCCCAATACAGAGCTTGTTCCTGCGCCAGCCAAAGAAGATAATACCTGTGCATGTAGTGAATGCCACTTCATGAAAATGAATACCTTGCAAAAACTTTACGATTGTTTATTAAACGAATCGCCACAAATACATGTTCCCGAACATATTATAGATAGAGCCTTGTTGCCTATTGAGCGTATGTTAGAACTATCTAAATAA